AGCTTCGCCTTCGCCGCCCTGATCTCGTCGCGCAACTCGCAGACCTCCGTCAGCGTCCCCCTGTCGTCCAGGCTGAACACCAGCAGGAAAATGTCACCTGGTTAGAAAGAACAAGAGGGCGGCACACGCTCCGTTAGTGCAtgcacgggggtggggggggggtctttcttacTTTTATTGGCAACTCTTTTATAATGAGTGGCTGTAAATAATGATTAATAAATGGGTATTAGGGTACTTTAATAAGATCTTATATTTGTTAGCATTGGAAGACGTCTTAACCCAAACTAGactaaaaaaaatcttttctttaaccttaaccatcaaggATTCTGTACCCAAACTTGATCATCACAGATGTCAGGTGCAAATTATAATTTCAATTTGCTTTGACGTTTTCTCGTGCTTTTCTTGTAATACTATTAACaactattaaaaaaacaacataggACTTATATCTTATATGTTAACCCGTCTGATTATGTTAACAAGCGTGTTGTATAGGAGCTGAAGTGCCCTGCAGTCCTTTCGTCATGCTGGGGGGTTATTTCTGCGCCCTCACCTGTCAGTATGGTGAGCCTCCGTTTGGCGGGAAAGTCTCTCTCCCTCGCCGCGTCCACAATGTCAATCTGGTAAGTTTCGCCTCGTATCTGGTACAGTTTCCTGCTGAAGTCCTCGGATGTGGGTTCGTAGTGCTCTTCAAATTCGCCACCCAGGAACCGCTGGAGAATGTTAGTCTTGCCAACTTTCGGTGCGCCAAGCACCACTATTCTCCGACAGTTCCTCGGCTTGGTCAGAGCCGGTGTCTGTGCCGGTGCCGGTGTCGGTGCCGGTTCCGGTGCCGGCGGGTTTTCCCGGGTCTCATCGCGAAGAGAGGGTGCCGTCAGCGGTTCTACGCGCCTCCGCCGGAGCCGATCAGATGATGGCCGCTGGTCGCCGGTGCTGGAGGACCTGGCGACCCCCCCTCTCTTATCCCGCTGTCTCCACCGCGCTCTGACGGTCTTGATGATGCCCATGCTCGCCTTCGATATATTCGAGACTTTGACGCCGGGGTTTGACGGGTGCTGGCTGTGGACTTTGCTCTGGAGTCGCCGGCTGGGACTGGGAGATGATTTGCGGTGTAAACTGGTCAATTTGGGAAGAGGGATTTTTTTCCCGCCGGCCGTTCGTAAACCCAGTTGGTGATGATCGGCGCACGGTTTGAACGTTTCGGCGATGCCATCAACGGAAAGATAAAACTTCTCGGTTGTGTTCATCTCCATGTTCTTCAGAGCATTTCCAaacacagatgggggggggggactatatgCGGGTTGTGTAGGGCCGATGTTGCATGGCATGTGCGCACCGAAACGGCGCTGCGTGCCATCTCTTATACTCCCGCATCAAGCGCAAACCCCTGCGTCACCAAGTCTAATCTGAGGACCACAACACTCCTTTTACGGCATAATGTGaacacccccctccctcccccccaacacaAGCCCACGCAGTATACTCTTTGTGATGGGTTTTATGGCAATTAATGTGTTTAAAACCTGGGTGAGCTCAGAATAGCATGTAAATGCCCATTGTGTAGTGTTTTCCCTACATCATACAAAAAGTGAATATGTTACTGGATAGCCtatcttgtctgtgaatgttctcattcatccaggtcatggttatccaaaggagttgaatcaagtgcaactggacttggttatatatccgtgaagacgtttcgcctctcatccaagaggcttcctcagttcgtgcctttctgactagaccaagctagtctgactggctggtgatgagactcagaatttatcctctttggagtcgttgtcagagctatagatgtccactggcgttggtaaacatcggaacacaaagagccatggacatctatagctctgacaacgactccaaagaggataaattctgagtctcatcaccagactagcttggtctagttagaaaggcacgaactgaggaagcctcttggatgagaggcgaaacgtcttcacggatatataccaagtccagttgcacttgattcaactcctttggatagcctaTCTTGTTCTGAGAGGGaatggttttcttcttctttttaacttGGATAAAATTCAATTCATGTAAGTCTAGTAACTTTTCAGATTTACTGCAATGGTCTGTTTTCTGGATCTGTGGGTCGCCCCGTCCCTTCCTCCGACCGTGATATCTCTTAAGACACGTCAGTCCAAATAAAACCCGGTGGAAATGGTGCATCCTGACACTGCGCACTAGCTGAAATGATTGGCCCAACGTGACATCCCGTGGAGCCATAACCCAGACTTTAACAGGCACGACTTTCTCATTATGGCATGTGAAGTCGTGAAATGTAGTCGATatccatgcaccccccccccctgagcGTTTGCCTTTCATCCACTCATATGTCCTGATAATCCGCACAATGCTTTTGCAGATTCCACCGCTGTGATCTCAGTGAAAGGGGTCGCTGCGTCGTTTGTTGGGTGACAAGTTTACTGTTGCCTTGTTGGATACGTGATGTTCGGATATCCTTCCTGTCATGATGGATCGACGGACAGAGCGTTCCAATAAATGGCCAAATTATTGTTGTCATGGAAACTCCAATTGCGAAACGTGTGAGCATCGATTTAAATAATGCTTGTGTTCCCTTGCAGTGCTACTAGACAGTAGGCATTTAGTGTGATTGTGGATTTTAAATGCATAGGACGACATCAAGTTAAATTCAGTCACACTCTATATTTGCAACAAATCGCAGAGGGATCATTACCCGTGAGGATATTAAGCAGTGCATACCTGCACACACTGATGGTGAGACTGTGCGTCTGGGGTTTGGTCACTCACAGCGCCAGCACGCATGCGCTTTGTTCTTGCTGAATAACAAAGCCCACTGTGTTCTGCAGTGATCACGATCGCTGAGCTGTCCTCTCTTTAAGTGCTAAGATAGCAGCAACAGCTGTGATTCACAAGTCCTGCTGATGATGAGTGCTCTCACACCCCAACTTCAGGGGTAGCATTCTGAATTTATAGCTGTCACAGCCACACGCTTGCAACCACATCACTGCGTAAAGACGTGCTTAACAGGATGAGGGTGAAACAATCTCCGTAGATTTGCTGGAGATATCAGCACTCCGGGCCACAACACTAAACGTTATAAGGGAACAGCCCAAGGATGTTTGCTCTATATTTACACAGATATGAGTCGTGAATGGGTTGGCTTTGTCTCGAGGTTTCTGCGACAACATTGGCCTTAGACCACACAATTTTACCAACAGCATAATTTGCCACAGATAATTTATTTGGCGTATAGGCAACATAAAATGTAGACTAAGCGGTCATGTCATCCTGACATGAAATATGACCCGTTCAATAGGTGCTATCAGCGAACAAGTGGGAGAGAAAATGAGAACATCATATGATCACAAAATGATGACCTAACTATAACCGAGGGAGCAGGTGCATGGTTGATTCATTGCAGAGATGAGTGCAATGAATTGCCCTTATAGGGAAGGAAGGTGCTTTGCAGCAGTTGCCTACTCTTCTCTGCATGAAAAGCCCACATAATAcatcccccctacacacacaaaaaaaacctgagCCTTGGCCTGGATGTGTCTTGATATAGAAGGGAGAGCTTATTGCCATGGAGACTGGGGTCTCCTAACAACATCAACATCTCTTTGTGCTGCCCAGGAACGCGTTGGTAAGGAAGAACCGCACGGCCTGAGACTCGCCGCACCGCGTCTGATGGAGATGTGCTGCTGTTGAGAGGGCTTCgagggcttttcttttttttttactcttgttTTACACAAAAGCCATATTTTATTTAAAATTTTTGTGAATTTGAacagaatatttgcaaaaaataatATGAAGAGCACAGCATAATTTGGTGCTACGGTTCAGCTGTGAAGCTAGTGATGAGCTGTCTGTTGATAAGTAACATGTCCTTAGGATTGGCCTGTATGTACAGAAATCATTCTTTAAcattttgaatatatatatattgtggcgaatttggagggcagcccggccggaccgtcacagccgggacgcgaactcggatttcccgcaccgcgggcgacaacgttaaccagtcgactaaagggtccgacccgttagccaacgtgtcTATTCATCCATAATCGTCACATtgccccccttccttcgggattcgacacagccgggacgcgaacccgtggctctcgcaccacgggtgacaacgttaaccagtcgactagagggtccgacccgttagccaaggcaagggctaccgagcctagtcatccatgatcgttactatatatatatatgtagagagagagagattcaacttggcagctgatgagtgcgcgacgcacgaaacaggcttgtactgctatgaattaaagggtttttctacatctatctatctatctatctatctatctatctatctatctatctatctatctatctatctatctatctatctatctatatagcgttttgttttgtttttttcagaaaccgtcaatggtgttataagagtgctcaactaatgagtggaatatcaatataaaTGTAGGACATTTTttaaatacatagcagtacaagcttgtttcgtgcgtcgcgcactcatcagctgctaagagCTCATTTAAGGCTCATGTATGCTCCCTTTACGTACGTAAATAGATACGTCCGTTCCAAATGTTCTAAACGCCACTGCCCGCATACTTCCCATCCGTTTTTTTACGTTGGCATGGTTGTTAAGcaatacatccactagagggcagataAGAGTTAAGTTCAGAGTTCACGTCCGCGATCTGAGGTAAGGTGTCTAGTCATCCGGAAAttcacacgaagaagaagaagaagaagaagaagagagcatACACGGCGACGGTGGAGGAGATCATGATCATGTATGTTAAAAaagaggcaaaagaaaaaaaatgcagcgTAGTAGACGGCGGTGGTCTGTGCGGCCATTAAATACATGGCGGCATGTGGACGGAGAATTCTTCCCCCTGATTTTACCTATGAGAGAAATTTACGACGAACGCCATTTCCAATATTTTCGCACAGACTTTCCTCAAAAAGTTCCGCCGTTTCTTCGTCTTCTTTGTTGTGTGTTGCTGGCTGGTCGCGCGTGAGCTATTAACTACACTGTAGttgttatggggctacataattccccttattgagctggtaggaacgttagtttacagctgctgtttcctcggttcgggtttacagtgacacacttccgctgcgcgggttttttggttgttgaaatggtggaaggaataaatggtgcacgttgtgtagccgaaagagaaagttgtcacgactcctgcttgagctcctctacactggtgaccccgacgtttgtctcttggtagttatcagagacaatctttcgaacgaacatggttgacgaaatcaacgcggtttctctcaaattgccagagttctgggagtcatcggcaacgacgtggttcgcccaggcggaagcgcagtttgctatccgcaaaataacggatgatgctactaaatactactacgtggtatcggcgctcgggtgttcgactgcaactagagtggtgagtctccttacaaatcctccggcggcagacaaatacaaggggctcaaagatcacctcttgaagatttttgaactttccgacgccgagagggcccaccgtctcttttctccgcaaggcttgggtgacagcaagccatccgagctcatggacaaaatgctgaatctgctgggaccggcgcacacacctgatttcctctttgtacaactatttctgcgacaactgcctgctcaggtgcgggccgctttggctaacaccagcattgccgattgccgcaagctagctgaagaagctgacaagttcttcctggccagccaacagcagcactgcgcgtccgcgctcacccctgcccatccccacacgccaccacctggtgactccatggtggtcgtcgcggcaacccccggtcggcgacaggagcccggcctgtgcttttaccatgtgtagccgggtggtaaatatgttaaatgattttccacttaaatttagtatagtttaactgttaatatatgtaattgttacactgtcaagccatgtaaaatgtcatttgatgtagttaaattgtggcgcagattgtgagtgtatttttatagttttggttgtcattgcatgttttgaccagtaagtggcagtgttgcggacttttattgtaactccgttcaagttatccaagtgcatcttgggtattctttctttttttttcttgtgtggagcgcctgaagattgcggtgtgacggtgctctgactccgcagtaagtaagggtaaatatcttgtgaaatatacctgtaacattattccaaacaatattgtatgtcggtaatttgacaagatggtttgatttagacgctactggagttgatgttcggtgattttgggcgcgagccgtcgaccactgttcgccattgcaggcatgacaaggtaatgttggcgtgaataaagccacaccatgccattgtatttgggatgtaaagattttatatgcattttaattctgtttaaaggtaactgacagagtgagaagttgcgcgatcttcaggaagttccacatgtctttgttaaaccctgtttaacatacatagtccactgccgtattttgcaccgtatgttgtatgttgtatttattctccttttaaaatcttttctgttaaacttgccacatctgtgaacatttatgagctttttgctcgaaagacactgaaatttatgcactcagtaaaacgatctgcattcgaaggttcaaacaataaaattaaagctacaagaaccccggaagtaattgtgtcctgtgtggtatctaattccacgggctacataattttggtaccaggagtggggtgtagctaaaacattttttttaaattggcaacagagtggcttatttttacttaaaaaataattagaaaaaatacggcagtggtgaagattgctggtgacgtccgttggtgttgagtctgaagccatcctgctgtggaggtggtgaccagcgagagacgacgtgaggggctctacgaggttctggtgcttcctgtgtcacacgactcagccgtaccagcgcagaggactccagcgctaacttcagctacaaagaccaagattcagcaaggctccaagttaaagactgtccttgtagtatccttgaaccaggttttgaactaaatatcctcatttatactggactgagtaaagattaatatatcattatgtctagtgattctggtgatgaagggagttcacgtaatgataatggccacacctcaggtggcataacgggtataggtgaaggtgctacaaaagaaatgcagaccaccatgcaagagctcgccagactgcgagatgagctcaccaggttaaatggtgaagcaagggctcagagagcaagtgataacagtgcacccacacgttcatacatctacgttccaagagaacgccagatccaagcatttagtggggagtgtggtacagacaggagatctgtcgaagagtttattgaagaggttgaaagggttttaagatacagagagcaaacaacagaagaacaatgtgactatatactatctctattgcgtggccctgcattggaagaggtgcgactatgcatgaggggtcagtcagtggggcccagtgatttatactcttacctgagcaatgcatttggggaaaagcgcagttccacacagcttttgcagaccttttacaaccgtaaccaaactgatggagaagacctccgtgactactcgcatgcactatcccagattttgagctctgtactgaaacagtccacagatgtaatacctaatgagaaaactgtgctcagagaccggtttattgagggtttaagagaagcagcactcaggcgtgaactcaggaaaatggttagggacaaaccagagagcagtcttctagatgtgaggaacgaggccctcctgtgggagatggaggacagcaggtctcatcgtcccagggtcataaagagcaaccaagttacatcagaggttccggaaacccagtgctctattattaaaacgaacaatgaccaaggtactgcattaaatgatgttcggagagcagtagcccatcaggaaaaacagctagcagagttaggcaaaacacttgctgatctagcctttgctgtaggtgaactgagtaagcgcaacactcaacagacattcctagagcccaagccacgacctagaccccagccaaagttcacaccagatggtcagcctatctgtttcaagtgtagaggcataggtcacattgcaagaaaatgctcacaggccagagggggtcaaggggacgcaacacctagttcttatgtagtgcaggaaaactcgcaccctcagttgtcatgagccacacaactcgaggggaggaagctggctcaccaaaagagactccagacagaagcaggatcttagagcgtgcagtcggagaatgtaaaactgttgaggtgaaactacgaggtgttacagtgtcctgcttacttgacactggtagccaggtcagtacaatttctgagagttttttcagggaacacctgtcagtgaaaggcgaagacattcacccggcatttgagtggttaaagatcactgcagctaatggattagacataccctatatgggctatgtggagcttgatgtagaagccatgggtctgactatcccagagcgaggttttctgatagttaaagattctgaacactcttcctctgttccaggtctaatagggatgaacattgtcaaaaaatgcagagagctagtacacactgagtttgacaccacactgcaggagaggtttgactcaaactagacagaggcttttaatcatcttcatgcagtacatgcaacagacagactctctttcgctagggtagctggtaaggatgtagtccatatacctgcttcatctgctgctacagttatggctaggggcctcaggaccgtgagtgaggatggttcttttttgttgctggagtctgtgggtgtccccgttcctggaggtttggttgttgtgcctactttggtttcatcgggcaatcacatttttccagtccgagtcatgaacatgtctgatgaagatatctggctagggccacggactaggctaggggttttgactcaggtagactgtgtgaaaagtgatgagctttgtgaggtacagttccagagaatctcagcagacactgaacaagtgagtatcagtgaacaccccgaaacaccgacagatgtgcaggaaattctcggcaagctcaatttttgtggtagcccagaacagcaagcacagctgactttgttactggagaagtactcttttgtgttggcaacagaagatgaagatctaggccacactgacaaagtacaacatgagatccatctgacagatgacatacctgtaacacagccatactggagaagtactcttttgtgtttgcaacagaagatgaagatctaggccacactgacaaagtacaacatgagatccatctgacagatgacatacctgtaacacagccatacagacgaatcccacccacacagtacagtgaagtcagggaacatattggcaagctgcttaaaaaaggggtcattcaagaaagctctagtgcttatgcttcgcccatagtactagtgagaaaggcagatggttgtctgaggctatgtgtcgattacaggaaactcaactcaaagacaagacgtgatgcattcccgctcccgagaattgatgagagttttgatgcgctgagaggggcaaagttcttttcgaccatagatctggcgagtggatacc
The nucleotide sequence above comes from Lampris incognitus isolate fLamInc1 chromosome 10, fLamInc1.hap2, whole genome shotgun sequence. Encoded proteins:
- the rasd2a gene encoding GTP-binding protein Rhes, translated to MNTTEKFYLSVDGIAETFKPCADHHQLGLRTAGGKKIPLPKLTSLHRKSSPSPSRRLQSKVHSQHPSNPGVKVSNISKASMGIIKTVRARWRQRDKRGGVARSSSTGDQRPSSDRLRRRRVEPLTTPALTKPRNCRRIVVLGAPKVGKTNILQRFLGGEFEEHYEPTSEDFSRKLYQIRGETYQIDIVDAARERDFPAKRRLTILTGDIFLLVFSLDDRGTLTEVCELRDEIRAAKAKLMKPKDAGKVPVVICGNKADLRAQRVVGRSETEGVLGEGAAFFETSAKEGTGLEDVFGALAALGGLPVETSPSAHRTVSVVAYQSLRAVRRPGAPCAAVFPLARRPSFRSDLRQVLGPSAKPGKTERCHVQ